From Desmodus rotundus isolate HL8 chromosome 10, HLdesRot8A.1, whole genome shotgun sequence, one genomic window encodes:
- the MAP1LC3C gene encoding microtubule-associated proteins 1A/1B light chain 3C has translation MQAPQKSPSLRPFKQRKSLATRQEEVAGIRAKFPNKIPVVVERYSKEKFLPLLDKTKFLVPQELTMTQFLSIIRSRMVLGATEAFYLLVNDKSAVSMSVTMAEIYRDHRDEDGFLYMTYTSQEMFGGAEPLVLRMEQPGWRASPGTGPPTQGPMPAGPTSSPVYTMDRQTAGPPCGNSANLTRGSGRPAPFGAHALLPAENHGGSCGFCS, from the exons ATGCAAGCTCCACAAAAAAGCCCGAGCCTCAGACCCTTCAAGCAGAGGAAGAGCTTAG caaccagacaagaggAAGTTGCTGGAATCCGGGCGAAGTTCCCCAACAAGATCCCG GTCGTAGTGGAACGCTACTCCAAGGAGAAGTTCCTGCCTCTGCTGGACAAGACCAAGTTCCTGGTCCCTCAGGAGCTGACCATGACCCAGTTCCTCAGCATCATCCG GAGCCGCATGGTCCTCGGGGCCACCGAGGCCTTTTACTTGCTGGTGAATGACAAGAGCGCCGTCAGCATGAGCGTGACCATGGCGGAGATCTACAGGGACCACAGGGACGAGGACGGCTTCCTGTACATGACCTACACCTCCCAGGAGATGTTCGGCGGCGCGGAGCCTTTGGTCCTAAGGATGGAGCAGCCCGGGTGGCGGGCCTCACCCGGGACTGGCCCTCCCACCCAGGGGCCGATGCCAGCAGGGCCAACCAGCTCCCCCGTTTACacgatggacagacagacagccgGGCCCCCCTGCGGGAACAGCGCCAACCTGACCAGAGGCTCCGGCCGCCCTGCTCCCTTTGGTGCGCACGCGCTGTTGCCCGCAGAAAACCACGGAGGCTCCTGCGGGTTCTGTAGCTAA